Proteins from a single region of Weeksella virosa DSM 16922:
- a CDS encoding ComF family protein, giving the protein MEIKPIVDSLVDLFFPARCLGCSSVINRRQYFCVSCLQAIPFTHFSLSQDNLVYHRLRSLCLVESATAVFFFEKEHLSQQILHAIKYKNQAEIGALFAEKIQLPPQVFDGILPMPIHTNRLKERGYNQVLSFAKALGRINSIEVIEDILGRKKHLKTQTKKDRESRFASLEDTFVLKRIPPDGHYLLLDDVLTTGSTLAHCINLFKDYPNIKISVITLAYTK; this is encoded by the coding sequence ATGGAAATAAAACCGATCGTAGATTCTTTGGTAGATTTATTTTTTCCGGCTCGTTGCTTAGGCTGTTCTTCGGTTATCAACAGAAGACAATATTTCTGTGTTTCTTGTTTGCAAGCCATTCCTTTTACTCATTTTTCTTTGTCGCAAGACAATTTGGTTTATCATCGTTTGCGCTCTTTGTGTTTGGTAGAAAGTGCTACGGCTGTTTTCTTTTTCGAGAAAGAACATTTATCTCAACAAATTTTGCATGCCATAAAATATAAAAATCAAGCAGAAATTGGTGCTCTTTTTGCCGAAAAAATACAACTTCCACCCCAAGTTTTCGATGGTATTCTTCCAATGCCAATCCATACTAATCGACTGAAAGAAAGAGGGTACAATCAAGTTTTGTCTTTTGCAAAAGCCTTAGGTAGGATAAATTCGATAGAAGTAATAGAGGATATTTTGGGTAGGAAGAAGCATTTAAAAACTCAAACCAAAAAAGATCGAGAAAGTCGATTTGCTTCACTAGAGGATACATTCGTTCTAAAGAGGATTCCGCCCGATGGCCATTATCTTCTGTTAGATGATGTATTAACGACTGGCTCTACTTTGGCACATTGTATCAATCTTTTCAAAGACTATCCCAATATAAAAATTAGTGTCATTACACTTGCCTATACCAAATAA
- a CDS encoding DUF2752 domain-containing protein yields MTNPPSILKKVLVHTAFLSTALLLFYWAAGQISIGYALPCPFHSLTGLWCPGCGGQRALFLLLQGDVVASFRSNIFLIPIIVFLFYWYVDWVEQTFFEQRKKLYTNHTTNYFRLILWIVLIYFVLRNLPFFPFTYLAPPVK; encoded by the coding sequence TTGACCAATCCTCCTTCTATCCTAAAAAAAGTTTTAGTGCATACGGCTTTCCTAAGCACCGCTTTGCTGCTATTTTATTGGGCAGCTGGACAAATTTCTATTGGGTATGCTTTGCCCTGTCCTTTTCATTCTCTTACCGGTCTTTGGTGTCCGGGTTGTGGTGGCCAACGCGCTTTGTTTTTATTACTGCAAGGAGATGTTGTAGCGTCTTTTCGATCTAATATTTTTCTGATTCCGATAATCGTTTTCCTATTCTATTGGTATGTCGATTGGGTTGAACAGACCTTTTTCGAGCAAAGAAAAAAATTATACACCAATCATACAACCAATTATTTTCGATTAATTCTATGGATAGTTTTGATCTATTTTGTTCTCCGAAATCTCCCTTTTTTTCCGTTTACCTACCTCGCTCCTCCCGTAAAGTAG
- a CDS encoding 6-pyruvoyl trahydropterin synthase family protein has protein sequence MKIIRLSKAFTFETAHALYGYDGKCKNIHGHSYKLYVTLKGQPSEKEGDVKLGMVMDFGDLKKIVNKAVVDIFDHAILLNENSPHKSLGDQLLAEGHKVIFTAYQPSCENMILWIVDQLKPLLPSHTELVALKLYETENSYCEWLASDNQSE, from the coding sequence ATGAAAATCATTCGTTTATCAAAGGCATTTACTTTTGAGACGGCGCATGCTTTGTACGGATACGATGGAAAATGTAAAAATATCCACGGTCATTCGTATAAATTGTATGTTACGCTGAAAGGGCAACCTTCTGAAAAAGAAGGCGATGTAAAATTGGGTATGGTTATGGATTTTGGTGATCTAAAAAAAATCGTCAATAAAGCAGTTGTAGACATTTTTGATCATGCTATTCTTCTCAACGAAAATTCTCCTCACAAATCTTTGGGTGATCAATTGCTAGCAGAAGGCCATAAAGTAATTTTTACTGCTTATCAACCTTCTTGCGAAAATATGATTTTGTGGATCGTAGATCAACTAAAACCTTTGCTACCTTCCCATACAGAATTGGTAGCACTGAAACTGTATGAAACTGAAAATTCGTATTGCGAATGGCTGGCCTCGGACAACCAATCAGAATAG
- a CDS encoding O-antigen ligase family protein — protein sequence MNFDKLYKIIFVLCLFFVGFNQIELLPFLGEYKRDTSMLFILIGFLVLCLETLKTRRLYYPYKTIYITLFLLFTLWCILSTLLNIGTIKDNYFKRTTGIERFIRQFISLAIIVCVVLPFVWRVIKDFTLSDILKYIRGTMLVSLVFATIYGVFDIAYNYFGIYPAYLILENIFDYLPFINPYYHDKRISIFAYEPPYLAIYLLSIAGWMFSYLITARNLLLRFLPSITIIILTFFSGSRTALIVIFLQLFIFLFILYKDNFYRKEIKIILAGCMLLGFLAVGIYGERLVTAIEQRVESLNFSDNLKKDISNKTRFGMQYASMQVFLEHPIIGVGYGQQAFHSRDFYPIWATKKNWEFSGIYQNKKDSSFPPAFNIFTRIAAELGLIGLILFTFFNASVLFYSYKFTKITKSIDKVYYAVALALFISFIGLIINWLQLDTYRVYIFWINLAILIKFSLLLPIKYKNEKV from the coding sequence ATGAATTTCGATAAACTCTATAAAATAATTTTTGTTTTATGCCTTTTTTTTGTAGGCTTTAACCAAATCGAATTATTGCCCTTCTTAGGAGAATATAAGCGAGATACGTCAATGCTTTTTATCTTAATTGGATTTTTGGTTCTGTGCTTAGAAACCCTCAAAACACGTCGTCTATATTATCCGTATAAAACCATTTATATCACACTCTTCTTGTTGTTTACCCTATGGTGTATTCTATCCACTCTACTCAATATTGGTACGATAAAAGACAACTATTTTAAGCGGACGACCGGAATCGAACGATTCATAAGACAATTTATTTCTTTAGCGATTATTGTTTGTGTTGTTCTACCTTTTGTTTGGCGAGTTATCAAAGATTTCACGCTTAGCGATATCCTAAAATATATCCGCGGAACCATGCTTGTCAGTTTAGTTTTCGCAACCATTTATGGAGTTTTTGACATTGCTTATAACTATTTTGGCATTTATCCGGCCTATTTGATTCTAGAAAATATATTCGATTACCTCCCTTTTATCAACCCATATTATCACGACAAACGGATTTCTATTTTCGCCTACGAGCCACCCTATTTAGCAATTTATCTGCTCAGTATCGCAGGCTGGATGTTCAGCTATTTAATAACAGCCAGAAACCTTCTCCTTCGATTTTTACCGAGCATTACCATCATAATTCTCACCTTTTTTTCGGGCTCAAGAACTGCACTAATTGTAATTTTTTTGCAATTATTTATCTTTCTTTTTATCTTGTACAAAGACAATTTCTATCGGAAAGAAATCAAAATTATATTGGCAGGATGTATGCTACTGGGTTTTCTAGCTGTAGGGATTTATGGAGAACGTTTGGTTACCGCAATCGAGCAACGGGTAGAAAGTCTCAACTTTTCTGATAATCTAAAAAAAGATATCTCGAACAAAACTCGTTTTGGTATGCAATACGCCTCGATGCAAGTCTTTCTAGAGCATCCCATAATAGGTGTTGGCTATGGTCAACAAGCCTTTCATAGCCGAGATTTTTACCCTATTTGGGCAACGAAAAAAAACTGGGAGTTTAGTGGTATTTATCAGAACAAGAAAGACAGTTCTTTTCCGCCTGCCTTCAATATTTTTACCCGAATTGCCGCCGAATTAGGGTTGATCGGTTTAATTCTTTTCACGTTTTTCAATGCTAGTGTTTTGTTTTATTCGTACAAGTTTACCAAAATTACCAAAAGTATCGATAAAGTCTATTACGCTGTTGCATTGGCTTTGTTCATTAGTTTTATTGGTCTAATTATCAACTGGTTACAACTGGATACTTACCGCGTATATATTTTCTGGATAAATCTTGCAATCTTGATAAAATTCTCTCTTTTGCTACCTATTAAGTACAAAAATGAAAAAGTATAG
- the radA gene encoding DNA repair protein RadA, with the protein MAKIKTAFLCQNCGTQSSQWMGQCKNCGEWNTIVEEVIDKGEDKKVWKNPRHKTSSPVLNIREVNPLGETRISTKNAELDRVLGGGIVPGSVILVGGEPGVGKSTLMLQIALKLNNTKILYVSGEESVNQVKLRAERIGIESDECYVLPETNTQKIFAHAKEIQPQLIIIDSVQTLQTAYVESSPGSISQIRETTSELIQYAKETNTPVILIGHITKEGVIAGPKILEHMVDVVLQFEGDRNHIYRILRANKNRFGSTAEIGIYEMQGSGLREVTNPSEVLIIKKDEPLSGNAVAATLEGVRPMLIEVQALVSSAVYGTPQRSTTGFDLKRLNMLLAVLEKRAGFRLNLKDVFLNITGGIRVDDPALDLAIVAAILSSNEDITVPDNCCFAGEIGLSGEIRAVNRVEQRVTEAEKLGFDAIFVSKYNKLKDSDHQIRIIRVSKVEEIYQKLFQ; encoded by the coding sequence ATGGCAAAAATCAAAACTGCATTTTTGTGTCAGAATTGTGGTACTCAGTCTTCACAATGGATGGGACAATGCAAAAATTGTGGCGAATGGAATACAATTGTAGAAGAAGTGATCGATAAGGGAGAGGATAAAAAAGTTTGGAAAAATCCTCGTCACAAAACAAGCTCTCCTGTGCTGAATATTCGCGAAGTAAACCCGCTAGGCGAAACTAGAATCAGCACCAAAAACGCCGAACTCGATCGTGTTTTAGGTGGTGGGATTGTACCTGGATCGGTAATCTTGGTCGGAGGAGAACCTGGCGTAGGAAAATCGACCTTGATGTTGCAAATCGCCCTAAAACTCAACAATACAAAAATACTTTATGTCTCTGGTGAAGAAAGTGTTAACCAAGTAAAATTACGTGCAGAACGCATCGGAATAGAATCGGATGAATGCTATGTTTTGCCCGAAACCAATACCCAAAAAATATTTGCACATGCCAAAGAAATTCAACCTCAACTAATTATTATCGATTCGGTTCAAACACTTCAGACTGCCTATGTAGAGTCATCACCAGGAAGTATTTCACAAATCAGAGAAACAACATCAGAACTGATCCAATATGCAAAAGAAACCAATACGCCTGTTATTTTGATTGGTCATATAACCAAAGAAGGCGTTATTGCTGGGCCAAAAATTCTCGAACATATGGTCGATGTCGTTTTACAGTTCGAGGGAGATCGAAACCATATTTACAGAATTTTACGAGCCAATAAAAATCGTTTTGGATCGACAGCCGAAATCGGAATTTATGAAATGCAAGGTAGTGGTTTACGCGAAGTGACTAATCCGTCTGAAGTCTTAATCATCAAAAAAGATGAACCTCTAAGCGGGAATGCAGTTGCAGCAACATTAGAAGGTGTGCGACCGATGTTGATCGAAGTGCAAGCTTTGGTAAGTTCGGCTGTGTATGGAACACCTCAACGTTCGACAACGGGTTTTGATCTGAAGCGTCTGAATATGCTTTTGGCCGTTCTCGAGAAAAGAGCGGGTTTTCGGCTGAACCTAAAAGATGTCTTTCTGAATATTACAGGTGGAATTCGGGTAGATGATCCCGCCCTCGATTTAGCGATTGTTGCGGCAATTCTCTCGTCTAACGAGGATATTACCGTGCCCGATAATTGCTGTTTTGCAGGTGAAATCGGGTTGAGTGGAGAAATACGTGCCGTAAATAGAGTGGAACAACGAGTTACTGAAGCCGAAAAATTAGGGTTTGATGCAATTTTTGTTTCGAAATACAATAAACTAAAAGATAGCGATCATCAAATCAGAATTATCAGGGTTTCTAAAGTCGAAGAGATTTATCAAAAATTATTTCAGTAA
- a CDS encoding DUF6427 family protein — protein sequence MLDNILSNKLFFVQILIMLGASLLGFLLINPQEMPFRSVLGIATFVLNWYIIIRYFREDESLKENSYTIWFFSVWMISFVPFFLDYRLGAAFLLMNYVMIHCFRFENEKNDPKNAFDIGFFFAISCMFLPPLILFLPLLFVYFLSLYAIDKKIGWIFLIGFLFPILSLAQIAYLLDFDFLLHYFKQQIMIKGVVWQYEYLFLLPVVLTLILAFIDHFVHENKQAANRKRMYILSIIFMIISLIIFGLYSGTEIYFLAFLALPISIMLAKYVKHRKPKYTAYKNIVLIGFLVCMLFFAFFDKMPKVYTLFREVTI from the coding sequence ATGTTAGATAATATACTATCAAATAAGCTCTTTTTTGTACAGATACTTATCATGTTAGGAGCAAGTTTGTTAGGATTTTTGCTTATCAACCCACAAGAAATGCCATTTCGCTCTGTATTAGGTATAGCAACTTTTGTGCTCAATTGGTATATAATTATCCGCTATTTCAGAGAAGACGAATCGCTAAAAGAAAACTCATATACGATATGGTTTTTTTCTGTTTGGATGATCTCCTTTGTGCCTTTTTTCCTGGATTATCGGTTAGGAGCTGCATTTCTTTTAATGAATTACGTGATGATTCATTGTTTTAGATTCGAAAATGAAAAAAATGATCCAAAAAACGCTTTCGATATCGGTTTTTTCTTTGCTATTAGTTGCATGTTTCTACCACCACTAATCCTTTTTCTACCATTACTTTTCGTATATTTTCTCAGTCTTTATGCCATCGACAAAAAGATAGGATGGATTTTTCTCATCGGTTTTCTTTTTCCTATCTTAAGCTTGGCACAAATAGCATATTTACTAGATTTTGATTTTCTTCTGCATTATTTCAAGCAACAAATCATGATAAAAGGAGTTGTATGGCAGTACGAATATTTGTTTTTATTACCCGTTGTTCTTACACTCATTTTGGCTTTTATTGATCATTTTGTTCACGAAAATAAACAAGCCGCAAACCGAAAAAGAATGTATATTCTCTCGATAATATTTATGATTATTTCGTTAATTATTTTTGGTTTGTATAGCGGGACAGAAATCTATTTCTTGGCATTTCTCGCTTTACCAATTAGCATAATGTTAGCAAAATATGTGAAACATAGAAAACCAAAATACACAGCATATAAAAATATAGTATTAATCGGATTTCTCGTTTGCATGTTATTTTTTGCGTTCTTCGATAAGATGCCGAAAGTCTATACACTCTTTCGTGAGGTAACGATATAA
- a CDS encoding polysaccharide biosynthesis protein translates to MQSILAIVRQNISFLILVLGAGSYFVTNLVLKSVFNEFDYGAYSLLVTYFSLLYLFCILGLEQVFIRFSYVEQKNKIITDSLIIRTVGILSVVISCLSATLFYRVYDIIPSFTLFLLSSLGISFSMITFTITRLNEDFTFSQFLSNYWKIFLLIFSSLALIGFSLNYQDLFYYLCATIIIVFAILFLFVWKRIKITTQKTIAKATFYQMFFQYFVSIMIFCFLNFFDRFIIENHFGIEELGNYFFLNNFFLAPFLLLQNYFGFKQLVKYKNNFSLKLLRKNILTSVFFGLALCVFLLMLSFIIQQLNLVPIHLAENWQIIVLFLLIGIVRISSSMSSAAFELLIELKYLKLFNLVFILVLGIFFTFLMIRKITIPIILLIFLGLWLIRFSTQLLFISKSYKSTQP, encoded by the coding sequence ATGCAATCGATTCTTGCCATTGTAAGACAAAACATTTCTTTTTTGATTCTTGTTTTGGGAGCTGGTAGTTATTTTGTAACGAACCTCGTCCTGAAATCAGTTTTCAATGAATTCGACTATGGCGCTTATTCTCTTCTAGTGACCTATTTCTCACTGCTGTATTTGTTTTGTATTCTGGGTTTGGAGCAAGTTTTTATTCGATTCTCTTATGTAGAACAGAAAAACAAAATCATTACCGATTCGCTCATTATCCGTACAGTTGGTATATTATCGGTCGTCATTTCTTGCTTGTCGGCTACCCTATTCTATAGAGTGTATGATATAATTCCTTCTTTTACACTTTTCTTACTCAGTAGTTTAGGTATTTCGTTTTCGATGATTACATTTACGATCACTCGTCTGAATGAAGATTTTACTTTTTCTCAATTTCTATCAAATTATTGGAAAATTTTCTTACTCATTTTCAGCTCTTTAGCACTTATTGGGTTCTCGCTCAATTACCAAGATTTGTTTTATTATTTATGCGCAACCATCATTATAGTTTTTGCAATTCTTTTTCTTTTTGTTTGGAAAAGAATAAAAATCACAACCCAAAAAACAATCGCTAAAGCTACATTCTACCAAATGTTTTTTCAGTATTTTGTTTCGATTATGATATTTTGCTTTCTCAATTTCTTCGATCGTTTCATTATCGAAAACCATTTCGGAATCGAAGAGTTGGGTAATTATTTTTTTCTGAATAATTTTTTTTTAGCCCCTTTCTTACTGTTGCAAAACTATTTCGGATTTAAACAACTTGTGAAATACAAAAACAATTTCAGCCTGAAATTGTTGAGAAAAAATATACTAACTTCTGTATTTTTCGGCCTTGCACTTTGTGTGTTTTTATTGATGCTTTCTTTCATCATACAACAACTCAATTTGGTCCCGATCCATCTAGCAGAAAATTGGCAAATCATTGTACTTTTCTTGCTTATTGGCATAGTAAGAATCTCATCTTCAATGTCTTCTGCAGCATTTGAATTGCTCATCGAACTGAAGTACCTCAAATTATTCAATCTTGTTTTTATCTTGGTTCTCGGTATTTTTTTTACTTTTTTGATGATCAGAAAAATTACGATTCCCATTATATTACTCATCTTCTTGGGGCTTTGGCTGATTCGTTTTAGCACTCAATTACTATTTATTTCTAAATCGTATAAATCGACTCAACCATGA
- a CDS encoding Ig-like domain-containing domain — MKKILFLSVLITFASCARKGMPTGGPKDVDPPVFLKAFPDTLSTNVDTDIKEIILDFDEYIMLKDYSKNVVISPPFEKNPIVTPQATAKKNISIKLQETLQPNTTYHFNFGDAVRDHNEGNVLSDFSYVFSTGNYIDSLQIAGKVKDPYHLKQPEKVVVGLYKVDEKFNDSIPLRKKPYYIARASEDGSFLVNYLAKGTYKIVAFSDEIENSMIDYGKEKIAFLSDNIHLDQNQESIQLKLFQQKPAYRFLKAEQKGYGQILFTTEGLKNSLKIITEKDFKTAQIEEFIDQDSIVFWFNPKKDTLSARNQRLRFDVLSNDKKDVATVLYNQPKEDFKFRVTPELTNNSLSPNQSLKLVSNAPITNWNKQDIELFRDTVQIPFEVTFDPKKPTILWLNFEKDYDQKFELNLYPNAIENIFEIANDTLAYQFSVGKSTDYGNLKLTLANAPSKPFFLQFIQRDGDKILQEFYGKETVYSFPNLEPKEYYFRLLVDENENGRWDTGDYLLNQQAEPVYLYPAMIAIRKLWDANETWVIGEENSTQKAAEENEKIRATLREERGR; from the coding sequence ATGAAAAAAATACTTTTTCTCAGCGTTCTAATTACTTTCGCTTCATGTGCACGTAAAGGAATGCCTACAGGAGGACCCAAAGATGTGGATCCACCCGTGTTTCTAAAAGCTTTTCCAGATACTTTATCTACAAATGTTGATACAGATATCAAAGAAATTATACTCGATTTTGATGAGTATATCATGCTCAAAGATTATAGTAAAAATGTTGTGATTTCACCACCTTTTGAGAAGAACCCGATCGTAACACCTCAAGCTACTGCCAAAAAGAATATTTCTATTAAACTACAAGAAACTTTACAACCCAATACTACCTACCATTTTAATTTTGGGGATGCTGTTCGCGATCATAACGAAGGCAATGTGCTAAGCGACTTTTCATACGTTTTTTCTACCGGAAATTACATCGATTCTTTGCAGATTGCAGGCAAAGTAAAAGATCCATATCATCTGAAACAACCCGAAAAAGTAGTGGTAGGATTGTACAAGGTAGACGAAAAGTTCAACGACAGTATCCCGCTAAGGAAAAAGCCATATTATATAGCTAGAGCTTCTGAAGACGGGAGTTTTTTGGTGAATTATTTAGCAAAAGGAACTTATAAAATTGTTGCTTTTTCTGATGAAATAGAAAATAGTATGATCGATTATGGTAAAGAAAAAATAGCTTTTTTATCAGACAACATTCACTTAGACCAAAATCAAGAATCGATTCAATTAAAACTTTTTCAGCAAAAACCTGCCTACCGTTTTCTGAAAGCAGAACAAAAAGGATATGGACAAATTCTTTTCACAACCGAAGGACTCAAAAATTCTTTGAAAATTATTACCGAAAAAGATTTCAAAACTGCTCAAATAGAAGAATTTATCGATCAAGATTCTATTGTTTTTTGGTTCAATCCAAAGAAAGATACCTTGTCTGCACGCAATCAACGCCTACGATTCGACGTACTTTCGAACGACAAAAAAGACGTTGCCACCGTTCTCTATAACCAGCCCAAAGAGGATTTTAAGTTTCGGGTGACGCCCGAATTAACGAACAATAGCTTGTCGCCGAATCAATCGCTGAAATTGGTGAGCAATGCTCCTATTACAAACTGGAACAAACAAGATATCGAGCTGTTTCGAGACACTGTTCAGATTCCTTTTGAGGTGACTTTTGACCCCAAAAAACCAACCATACTGTGGTTGAATTTCGAGAAAGATTATGATCAGAAATTCGAACTGAATTTGTATCCAAACGCTATAGAAAACATTTTCGAAATTGCCAATGACACTTTAGCCTACCAGTTCTCGGTAGGAAAAAGTACCGATTATGGCAACCTAAAACTAACGCTCGCCAATGCTCCGAGCAAACCTTTCTTTTTACAGTTTATACAGCGAGATGGAGATAAAATTTTGCAAGAATTTTATGGGAAAGAAACAGTATATTCTTTTCCGAATTTAGAACCAAAAGAATATTATTTCCGACTATTAGTTGATGAAAACGAAAATGGACGTTGGGATACGGGCGATTATTTGCTCAATCAACAGGCCGAGCCAGTCTATCTATACCCAGCTATGATTGCAATTCGTAAGCTATGGGATGCCAACGAAACTTGGGTAATCGGAGAGGAAAATTCTACCCAAAAGGCAGCTGAAGAAAACGAAAAGATTAGAGCTACTTTACGGGAGGAGCGAGGTAGGTAA
- a CDS encoding glycosyltransferase family 2 protein, with protein sequence MKKYSTIQKALEVDVIIPTYNSSRTIEKCLLSVLEQRKKVNKIIVIDDGSTDDTVSKIEALKTQKNIEHLVLLQQKNSGPSRARNAGIEIAEAEWVAFLDSDDYWPANALELHARCIDKHSNISLIGGMMDNANPSPTIKYTKINLVRCCFKNYFKTSTVLLKREVATRYKFDEKKKYSEDYKLWLEVCANYDAMYINQNLANQVIKKKAFGESGLSKDIVAIEKGELQNFRYLHHKKYISTVFYLFICCFSLLKFFRRYLLTKLRL encoded by the coding sequence ATGAAAAAGTATAGCACTATACAAAAAGCTTTAGAAGTGGATGTCATCATACCGACATACAATTCGAGTAGAACGATAGAAAAATGCCTTTTATCGGTACTCGAACAGCGCAAAAAAGTTAATAAGATAATCGTTATCGACGATGGATCTACAGATGATACAGTCTCTAAAATAGAAGCTCTAAAAACCCAAAAAAATATTGAACACTTGGTTCTTCTACAACAAAAAAACTCAGGTCCTTCTAGAGCCAGAAATGCAGGGATAGAAATAGCAGAAGCTGAATGGGTCGCATTTCTAGATTCGGATGATTATTGGCCAGCAAATGCACTCGAACTTCATGCAAGATGTATTGACAAGCATAGCAATATCTCGTTGATTGGTGGGATGATGGACAATGCAAACCCCTCTCCTACAATAAAATACACAAAAATAAATTTGGTGAGATGTTGTTTTAAGAATTATTTCAAGACCTCGACCGTTTTATTGAAACGAGAAGTTGCAACGAGATATAAATTCGATGAAAAGAAGAAATATTCCGAAGATTACAAGTTATGGTTAGAAGTTTGTGCGAATTATGATGCGATGTACATCAATCAAAATCTTGCAAATCAGGTTATTAAAAAGAAAGCTTTTGGTGAAAGTGGATTATCTAAGGACATTGTCGCAATAGAAAAAGGAGAATTGCAAAACTTTCGGTATCTACATCATAAAAAATATATTTCCACGGTTTTCTATCTTTTTATTTGTTGTTTTTCTTTGCTGAAATTTTTCAGAAGATATCTTCTCACTAAACTTCGTCTGTAA
- a CDS encoding UDP-2,3-diacylglucosamine diphosphatase, whose amino-acid sequence MAGLGQPIRIDLEAGKKAYFASDHHFGAPNEQASLKREKLFVEWLNEIKPNCGVLFLVGDLFDFWFEYKYVVPKGFVRVLGKLAEFHDEGIPVYFFFGNHDLWMKDYLTQEVGIIQIHDKQTFLINNKKFFVTHGDGKGPGDYGYKRMKKVFTNRFCQFLFSWLHPNIGMWLGITASRKNKIISGDEDIHYLGEDQEWLIQYSKKQLAETSYDFLVYGHRHLPMVIDLDNAKHINLGDWIDYFTYGVFDGREFKLYRYLTKECIDFRHLIEERKK is encoded by the coding sequence ATGGCTGGCCTCGGACAACCAATCAGAATAGACTTAGAAGCTGGGAAAAAAGCTTACTTTGCATCCGATCATCATTTTGGTGCGCCAAATGAACAAGCAAGTCTAAAACGCGAAAAGCTTTTCGTGGAATGGTTAAACGAAATTAAACCCAACTGCGGTGTTTTATTTCTGGTAGGTGATTTATTTGATTTTTGGTTCGAGTACAAATATGTCGTACCGAAAGGTTTTGTACGTGTACTCGGGAAACTGGCAGAATTTCATGATGAAGGAATTCCTGTTTATTTCTTTTTTGGTAATCATGATTTGTGGATGAAGGATTATCTTACCCAAGAAGTCGGTATCATCCAAATCCACGATAAACAAACGTTTTTGATTAACAATAAAAAGTTTTTCGTGACGCATGGCGATGGAAAAGGCCCTGGCGATTATGGTTATAAAAGAATGAAAAAAGTCTTTACAAATCGGTTTTGTCAGTTCTTATTTTCGTGGCTTCACCCCAATATTGGGATGTGGTTGGGTATAACAGCTTCGCGTAAAAACAAAATAATTTCTGGGGACGAAGACATCCATTACCTTGGTGAGGACCAAGAGTGGCTTATACAATACAGCAAAAAACAACTAGCAGAAACATCGTATGATTTTTTGGTGTACGGACATCGACATTTACCTATGGTAATCGACTTGGACAACGCTAAGCATATCAACTTGGGTGATTGGATAGACTATTTTACTTATGGCGTTTTCGATGGTAGAGAGTTTAAATTATATCGTTACCTCACGAAAGAGTGTATAGACTTTCGGCATCTTATCGAAGAACGCAAAAAATAA